From a region of the Brassica napus cultivar Da-Ae chromosome C7 unlocalized genomic scaffold, Da-Ae chrC07_Random_1, whole genome shotgun sequence genome:
- the LOC106421040 gene encoding E3 ubiquitin-protein ligase BOI: MAVEAHHMNIFSPQLLSDRDCVKLKQDMNHGEFHLPAGEVPFVTGESLAVDPLAKACFNKSENGPTYNFNSSSVLPPSAKRPRGCHLDSDAHFASPVKRRSGAFGLTSSLINAELVSQIQNQQQSEIDQFVAQQTEKLRIEVEARQRTQTRMLASAVQNAIAKKLKEKDDEIVRMRNLNWILQERVKSLYVENQIWREMAQTNEAHANNLRTNLDQVLAQIQTLPIAPTVAEDDAESSSGSCVEGGGAITAVGGGCKRCGEREASVLVLPCRHLCLCTVCGSALLQTCPVCDSVMNASVHVNMSA; this comes from the exons ATGGCTGTTGAAGCTCATCACATGAACATTTTCTCTCCTCAGTTGTTATCAGACAG AGATTGTGTTAAACTCAAACAAGACATGAACCACGGCGAGTTTCATCTCCCCGCCGGCGAAGTTCCGTTTGTAACCGGTGAATCTCTCGCCGTAGATCCTTTAGCTAAAGCTTGCTTCAACAAATCAGAAAATGGTCCCACTTACAACTTCAACTCATCCTCTGTTCTTCCTCCGTCCGCAAAACGTCCGAGAGGATGTCACCTTGACTCAGACGCTCATTTCGCGTCTCCGGTTAAACGGAGGTCCGGTGCCTTTGGCTTAACCTCATCGTTGATAAACGCTGAACTCGTGTCTCAGATCCAAAACCAACAACAGTCGGAGATTGATCAGTTCGTAGCTCAACAAACGGAGAAGCTTAGAATAGAGGTTGAAGCTCGTCAGCGAACGCAAACGCGGATGTTAGCGTCTGCGGTTCAAAACGCGATAGCCAAGAAGTTAAAAGAGAAAGACGACGAGATCGTACGTATGAGAAATCTTAATTGGATATTACAAGAGCGAGTCAAGAGTCTTTACGTTGAAAACCAAATATGGCGTGAGATGGCTCAAACCAACGAAGCACACGCTAACAACCTTCGAACAAACCTAGACCAAGTTCTGGCTCAAATCCAAACGTTACCAATCGCACCAACCGTTGCAGAAGACGATGCGGAGTCGAGCAGCGGAAGTTGCGTCGAAGGTGGTGGAGCTATTACTGCGGTTGGTGGTGGTTGCAAGCGGTGTGGTGAGAGAGAAGCGAGTGTGTTGGTGTTACCTTGTCGTCATTTGTGTTTGTGTACCGTTTGTGGTTCGGCTTTGTTACAAACTTGTCCGGTTTGTGATTCGGTCATGAACGCTAGTGTACATGTTAACATGTCTGCTTga
- the LOC106421192 gene encoding lecithin-cholesterol acyltransferase-like 4 — protein sequence MALLLEEIIRSVETFLKLKNSTQTTPYVDPNLDPVLLVPGIAGSILNAVDHDSGKEERVWVRIFGADHEFRTKMWSRFDPSTGKTITLDANTSIVVPQDRAGLLAIDVLDPDMMVGRESVFYFHEMIVEMLGWGFEEGKTLFGFGFDFRQSNRLQEIMDLFAEKLESVYKASGEKKINVISHSMGGLLVKCFMSLHTDIFEKYVQNWIAIAAPFRGAPGYITSTLLNGMSFVNGWEQNFFVSKWSMHQLLIECPSIYELMCCPYFKWELPPVLELWREKESNDGAGTSGVVLESYRSLESLEVFTKSLSDNKADYNGESIDLPFNWEIMEWANETKRVLHSAKLPPKVKFYNIYGTNLETPHSVCYGNEKMPVKDLTNLRYFQPTYICVDGDGTVPVESAMADGLEAVARVGVPGEHRGILNDHRVFRMLKQWLNVGEPDPFYNPINDYVILPTSLEMEEHHENGLEVASVKESWDFTSDDNNDNGTAASTVSSISVSRPGDDQNPRAEARATLTVHSQNDGRQHVELNAVSVSVDA from the exons ATGGCTCTATTATTGGAAGAGATCATTCGATCAGTAGAGACCTTTCTAAAGCTCAAGAATTCGACCCAGACGACACCCTATGTTGACCCGAATCTCGACCCGGTTCTCCTCGTCCCGGGTATCGCCGGCTCCATTCTCAACGCCGTTGATCATGACTCCGGGAAAGAAGAGCGTGTCTGGGTCAGAATCTTCGGTGCAGACCACGAGTTTCGAACAAAGATGTGGTCTCGCTTCGATCCTTCaactg GTAAAACGATCACTCTCGACGCAAACACGAGTATTGTGGTTCCTCAAGACAGAGCTGGTCTGCTTGCAATCGATGTCTTAGACCCTGATATG ATGGTTGGACGCGAGTCAGTGTTCTACTTCCATGAGATGATTGTTGAGATGCTTGGTTGGGGATTCGAAGAAGGCAAAAccctttttggttttggttttgattttcgCCAAAGCAACAG GCTGCAGGAAATTATGGACTTATTTGCTGAGAAGTTGGAATCAGTTTACAAAGCTTCAGGAGAGAAGAAGATTAATGTTATCAGTCATTCTATGGGAGGACTGTTGGTGAAATGTTTCATGAGTCTGCACACTGat ataTTCGAGAAGTATGTACAGAATTGGATTGCTATTGCTGCTCCATTTCGAG GTGCTCCTGGATATATCACATCGACTTTACTGAATGGAATGTCATTTGTGAATGGCTGGGAACAGAACTTTTTCGTATCAAAATGGAGCATGCATCAACTG CTTATTGAGTGTCCATCCATATACGAGCTGATGTGTTGCCCTTATTTCAAATGGGAACTCCCTCCCGTTTTAGAGCTTTGGCGAGAGAAAGAGAGCAATGATGGAGCTGGCACCTCAGGTGTTGTTCTCGAGTCTTATCGTAGTCTGGAAAGCCTTGAAGTTTTCACAAAGTCTCTTTCTGATAATAAA GCTGATTATAATGGAGAGTCCATCGATCTTCCTTTTAACTGGGAGATCATGGAGTGGGCTAACGAAACCAAGAGAGTGCTACACTCTGCAAAGCTTCCTCCTAAAGTCAAATTCTATAACATATATGGGACCAATTTAGAAACTCCTCATAGTGTTtg CTATGGGAATGAGAAGATGCCTGTCAAAGATCTAACAAACCTAAGATACTTCCAG CCGACGTATATATGTGTTGATGGTGATGGCACAGTCCCGGTTGAATCTGCCATG GCGGATGGGCTTGAAGCAGTAGCTAGAGTTGGAGTCCCAGGTGAGCACCGTGGGATCCTCAACGACCACCGTGTCTTCCGGATGCTCAAACAATGGCTAAACGTAGGGGAACCCGACCCGTTCTACAACCCGATAAACGATTACGTCATCCTTCCCACCTCACTCGAAATGGAGGAACACCACGAAAACGGTCTGGAGGTTGCTTCCGTGAAAGAATCATGGGACTTCACATCAGACGACAACAACGATAATGGCACAGCCGCGTCAACCGTTAGCTCCATATCAGTGTCTCGGCCCGGGGATGATCAAAACCCTCGAGCTGAAGCTCGTGCGACGTTAACAGTCCATTCACAAAACGATGGTAGACAACATGTCGAGCTCAATGCTGTTAGTGTCTCTGTTGATGCGTAA
- the LOC106358322 gene encoding glutathionyl-hydroquinone reductase YqjG has translation MSYSTILSHNSSFLSLATKFTTRGSRLQCTLAMARSAVDETSDSGAFQRTASTFRNFVSRDSNSQFPAESGRYHLYISYACPWASRCISYLKIKGLDDAISFSSVKPIWGRTKETDEHMGWVFPDSDNEVQGAEPDHLNGAKSVRELYEIASPNYTGKYTVPVLWDKKLKTVVNNESAEIIRMFNTEFNHIARNPDLDLYPSHLQAKIDEANEWIYSGINNGVYRCGFAKKQEPYEEAVQQVYEALDRCEEILGKHRYICGNTLTETDIRLFVTLIRFDEVYAVHFKCNKKLLREYPNLFNYTKDIFQVPGMSSTVNMNHIKQHYYGSHPSINPFGIIPHGPNIDYSSPHDRHRFSK, from the exons ATGTCTTACTCCACGATCCTCAGCCACAACAGCAGCTTCCTCTCTCTCGCTACAAAGTTCACTACTCGTGGATCTCGTCTTCAG tGTACACTAGCAATGGCTCGATCTGCGGTTGATGAGACATCAGACTCGGGAGCATTTCAAAGAACTGCCTCAACATTCCGTAACTTCGTCTCAAGAGATTCCAACTCTCAGTTTCCAGCTGAATCTGGAAGATACCATCTCTACATATCGTATGCTTGTCCATGGGCTTCTAGATGCATCTCATACTTGAAGATCAAAGGACTTGACGATGCTATAAGCTTCTCG TCAGTTAAACCCATTTGGGGAAGAACAAAAGAAACAGATGAGCATATGGGATGGGTCTTCCCGGATTCAGACAATGAGGTTCAAGGAGCTGAGCCTGACCATCTTAATGGTGCTAAGAGTGTAAGAGAACTATATGAGATTGCTAGCCCAAACTACACTGGGAAGTATACTGTTCCT GTTCTGTGGGATAAGAAGCTGAAGACCGTTGTGAACAATGAGAGCGCAGAGATAATCAGGATGTTCAACACTGAGTTCAATCATATTGCGAGAAACCCTGATCTTGACCTCTACCCTTCTCATCTCCAAGCTAAAATCGATGAAGCTAATGAATGGATCTACAGTGGGATTAATAACGGTGTCTATAGATGCGGTTTCGCAAAGAAACAAGAACCATACGAGGAG GCAGTGCAGCAAGTGTATGAAGCATTAGATAGATGCGAGGAGATTCTTGGAAAGCATCGTTACATCTGCGGTAACACTTTGACTGAAACAGATATCAGGTTGTTCGTGACGCTTATAAGATTTGACGAG GTTTACGCGGTTCACTTCAAGTGCAACAAGAAACTCTTAAGGGAGTATCCGAATCTGTTCAATTACACGAAAGATATATTTCAAGTACCCGGTATGAGTAGCACCGTGAACATGAATCACATCAAGCAGCATTACTATGGAAGCCACCCTTCGATCAACCCTTTTGGGATCATCCCTCATGGACCAAACATCGATTACTCTTCGCCACATGATCGACACAGATTCtccaaatga